DNA sequence from the Sulfurimonas sp. HSL3-7 genome:
ATAGCCCAGATATTGGCTGCTGTCATCGTAACGACAACCATCGCATACAGAATGACTTCCAGCCAGACGACACCCGAATTGACCAGGAATTCGAAAAGACGCATTGCCACAACGAAACCGGCAATCTTAGGCACGATAGACATATAGCCTGCAAGTGCTGCAGAAGAGCCTTCGTAGACATCCGGCGTCCATGTATGGAACGGTACCAATGACAGTTTGAACGCAAATGATGCAAACAAGAAGGCAGTAGCAACAAGCACATACCCGATGTTCGCATAGTTATCTGCGGCAAGAGCAGCAGCGATCTGGTGGATCTCAACAGAACCGGTCAATGCATAGAAGACCATCGAACCGAATGAGAAAAGACCGGCTGCCAATGCACCCATAGTGAAGTACTTCACAGCCGCTTCAAACGACTTGTTACGGTTGTGAAGCGCGATCATCGGATAAAGTGCCAATGAAGCAGTTTCCAGGCCGACAAAGACCAGGATCAGGTTGTCTGTTGCAACCATGAACTGGAAACCGGCGATCATGAACAGGAACAGTGCGAAGAACTCCGGATACGAGAACTCGTGGAAGCGTTTCGACGTGAGCGCCAACGGAATAAACATCATCGACGCAATAACGATAACAAGCTGTGCAAGAATAGCCAGACCGTCAATAAGCATCACATCGAAGAAGCCAAGCTGTGTTCCGTTTGAGGCGAAAACACCCGCTGCGTCCATAACGGCACCAAGGTCTAAAAGCAGGAACAACAGTGCGATCATCACGTAAAGTGATTTATTCAGACCCTCTTTAACAAGGTCAATCGTCAAGATAGACAAGGCGCCGATAACGGCGATCGTCATCGGAACAAGTGTCGGGACATTTAGTGAGGCCAGTGAAACGTTGACTGCTTCTAACATTATTTTGCCTCCGTAGTTTCAAATTTTGCAATAGACGGAATGATCTCTTTGGCTTCCGCTGAAATTGCTTTGTCGTGCATCAACTGCACCACAGACTCGACAGAGTTGTTGATCGGTTCAAGAACCGGTTTAGGGTAGACACCCAGCCAGATCGCAATGATCGTCAACGGGATAAGACCCATAAGTTCGGTCTTGTTGATATCTTTAAGCGTTTTGTTCTCTTCTTTGGTCACATTGCCGAAGAATGCTTTCTTATAGGCAGCCAGCATGTAGATCGCACCGACGATGATCGCCGTCCCGGCAAGAAGGGTCATCATATGTGACTGTTTGTAGAATCCGAGAAGACTCAGGAACTCACCGACAAAGTTGATCGTAAGCGGCAGACCGACGGAAGCCATCATCATGATCCCGAAGATCGTCGCATATTTAGGCATGATCTGTGCCAGACCGCCGAATTCGCTCATCAGCTTGGTATGACGGCGGTCATAGATGACACCGACAAGCAAGAAGAGCGCACCCGAGACGATACCGTGCGCGATCATCAGAAAGACCGAACCGCTGATACCTTCGACGTTAAGCGCGAATGTACCGAGGATGATAACACCCATGTGCGAAACAGATGAGTAGGCAACGACCTGTTTGATATCTTTCTGTGCGTAAGCCACCATTGCCGTGTAGATGATCATGATGATCGCCAGCACGGCAACAGGGTACATAAAGAAGACCGACGCATCCGGAAAGAGCGGCAGTGAAAAACGGATAAATGCGTAGGTACCCATTTTAAGAAGTACCGCAGCAAGGATAACCGAACCGATCGTCGGTGCCTGACCGTGCGCATATGGTAGCCAGGTGTGGAACGGGAACATCGGTACCTTGATTGCAAACCCCATGAAGAAGGCTGCAAACAACCAGTACTGAATATTTTCAGGAAGGATCAGACGGTACCACTCGAGTAGAGAGAAGCTCCATTGTCCTGTTGCCTGGAAATAGAAGTAGGCCATGAAAAGCATACCGACAAGCATAACCAGTGAACCTGCAAAGGTATAGAGAAAGAACTTGACCGACGCATAGATACGAAGCGGTCCACCCCAGATACCGATGAT
Encoded proteins:
- the nuoN gene encoding NADH-quinone oxidoreductase subunit NuoN; the protein is MLEAVNVSLASLNVPTLVPMTIAVIGALSILTIDLVKEGLNKSLYVMIALLFLLLDLGAVMDAAGVFASNGTQLGFFDVMLIDGLAILAQLVIVIASMMFIPLALTSKRFHEFSYPEFFALFLFMIAGFQFMVATDNLILVFVGLETASLALYPMIALHNRNKSFEAAVKYFTMGALAAGLFSFGSMVFYALTGSVEIHQIAAALAADNYANIGYVLVATAFLFASFAFKLSLVPFHTWTPDVYEGSSAALAGYMSIVPKIAGFVVAMRLFEFLVNSGVVWLEVILYAMVVVTMTAANIWAIVQNDVKRMLAYSSVSHAGFVMAAVLIGTTQANTGLFLYWALFSFANLGAFTMLWVSRQKQLLPGQSSDHPFEKFSGMFKTSPIQATLMALFMLSLAGIPPFALFWGKIYLIGAAVSGGFTVLALIMALNSAIAGYYYLKLIVFMFMKEPEGEKNYLVNASTSLKTIVGMAAFATIFSFIVVSPLIEFIGGFVYNSGY
- a CDS encoding NADH-quinone oxidoreductase subunit M yields the protein MLDHILSILIFFPALAAVLGFIVHKDSMRAYGIVVSGVEFALSLWLWYAFDGSISGMQFMEQANLIPAFGISYLLGIDGISLFIIIMASFFTMLGIISLTETRRIKDLIITLLFLQMTMVGVFAALDAILFYVFWELSLVPMLLIIGIWGGPLRIYASVKFFLYTFAGSLVMLVGMLFMAYFYFQATGQWSFSLLEWYRLILPENIQYWLFAAFFMGFAIKVPMFPFHTWLPYAHGQAPTIGSVILAAVLLKMGTYAFIRFSLPLFPDASVFFMYPVAVLAIIMIIYTAMVAYAQKDIKQVVAYSSVSHMGVIILGTFALNVEGISGSVFLMIAHGIVSGALFLLVGVIYDRRHTKLMSEFGGLAQIMPKYATIFGIMMMASVGLPLTINFVGEFLSLLGFYKQSHMMTLLAGTAIIVGAIYMLAAYKKAFFGNVTKEENKTLKDINKTELMGLIPLTIIAIWLGVYPKPVLEPINNSVESVVQLMHDKAISAEAKEIIPSIAKFETTEAK